tctcaaccgggccttgaacgaactttgtgttggatgatgattatgatgatgaccacCTTGTATtgctatgtatatgctatgattacatttgtatgtgtatgatatgttagagattattgtataaagccctaAACAAAATTCAGCAGCACAAAATATGGAGcataaaaatattcaaaaaataatAACAGTAGCGCGGGGTATGGCTTTAGCAGCAATGtgttcttagcagtagcgctctttgtaCAACAGTGCTGCAGCTATTATCAGCAGCGCTTGTTGCAGACCAATGTTGTTGCTATCCCTAGGTAGCAGTAGCGCTCGTCAGGCCACGCTACtgataagcattagctgtagcgccaaATCAGTAACATGGCCACCCGCGCTACAGATAAGCATTtaacccgtgctactgctaggcttttccctagtagtggaaatTGGTTCGTGGCAGCAACTCGAGCGACCATGATCCTCAAGATGAGAAGCTCATAGTCGCAACCACTAGAATTCACCGCCTCAAAGTTGTCGGGCTCACGCTCGAGATGATTGGGGTTGACTTCCTCCGCCGATGCATCACCCctttgcataacaaggggaggccatcTTGGGAATTCCAGAATGCGgtagacatcatgaggctgcgccctaGCCTGAACCACAATTTCATGATGATGCAGCACACGGCTCTTTGCCAAAGGTTGTTCTAGCTCAAGGTCGACAAGACTGACAAGGACGACAAGCCGTTCAGGATGCCGGCAGGGGTGATCCCCTTGTGCAACAACTCCGTCCTGACCTcaatcattgccatgatgccggtgtTCAACGCCCATGGCCTTGATAAGAACTGGGCCGAGCCAGACACGGAgcaagtgcaggagttctttgacaacTTGTCAGAGAGGGCCGTCCGGGAAGAGACGCAGCTCATCCGCCCCACCATCGACGAAGAGGTGGCGTATATCGCAACCAGAGCAGAAGAGCCAGCCCTTGTCGAGGATGTCGGCAACATGGGCTTCATGCAGGAAGAGGCCAGTGCGGAGGAGGATCTTGCCAGGCGGGAGGAACCTACCGCGAAACACTGTGGTTCCGCTGCCGGAGGCCCTTCTACTAGGGGGTCAGCCAAAGAAACGGCTAAAGAGGAAGCTGAAGAGGAGCTATAGGAGGAGCCCCAGTCCCAGGGAAGAAGAAACGCGTCTTCTGGCGGGTTGGCTCTACCGAGCTAGTCCGGCAAATATCCTCGCACGAAGAGATCCCCGGCAAGGGGGCGGCCAGCAAGGCCGCGCAGCGGCAAGAGGCCCAGCCGCAACCTGTGTGCTAGACGAGGCGTACGGCCGCGATAGCAAGGGAAGCAGCGGATGCCGCCTCTGTCACGGCCAAGCGGCCCAGGTCTCCATCTCCCCCTTTCCCAGGCACCACACCGGAGGCCGACTTTGACCTCTACTCTTTCGTcccgaggagggagaagaggctagaagaagaagaagaagaagaagaagaagaagaagaagaagaagaagaagaagaagaagaagaagaagaagaagaagaagaagaagaagaagaagaagaagaagaagaagaagaagaagaagaagaagaagaagaagaagaagaagaagaagaagaagaagaagaagaagaagaagaagaagaaggagaagaagaagaaggagaagaagaaggagaaggagaagaagaagaaggagaaggagaagaagaaggagaagaagaaggagaagaaggagaaggagaagaaggagaagaagaaggagaagaagcaggagaagaagaagaagaagaagaagaagaagaaggaggagaataagaaggagaagaagaagaagaagaagaagaagaagaagaagaagaagaagaagaagaagaagaagaagaagaagaagaagaagaagaagaagaagaagaagaagaagaagaaggagaagaataaggagaagaaggagaagaaggagaagaagaagaagaagaagaagaagaagaagaagaagaagaagaagaagaagaagaagaagaagaagaagaagaacaagaagaagaagaagaagaagaagaagaagaagaagaagaagaagaagaagaagaagaagaagaagaagaagaagaagattgttggtgtcaaaaccggtggatctcgggtagggggtcccgaactgtgcatctaaggctaatggtaacaggaggcaggggacatgatgttttacccaggttcgggccctctcgatggaggtaataccctacttcctgcttgattgatcttgatgatatgagtattacaagagttgatctaccacgagatcgtagaggctaaaccctagaagctagcctatgattatgattgtttttgtcctacggactaaaccctccgatttatatagacaccgaagggggctaggattacacagagttggttacagagaaggagatctacatatcggaattgccaagcttgccttccacgcaaaggagagtcccatccggccacggggcgaagtcttcaatcttgtatcttcatagtccaacaatccggccaaagtatatagtccggctgtccgaggaccccttagtccagtacTCGCTTAGTAGCCCCCGAccagcttcaatgacgatgagtccggcgcgcagattgtcttcggcattgcaaggcgggttccttctctgaatactccatagaagatttcgaacacaaggattgtatccggctctgcaaaacaaatttcacacaccaccatagagagcacaattttccacaaatctaatctgcggaCAGCTTtttatgacatcacgccatggtccggtcattattcgaactgtttttcatAACCAGCCACTACACGTGATGTGAGGCGgctctattggcacgtcttgtcgaagcagagatcgagtcccccttatcatgggattctcatcaatacaggtgtgggtaacccaattgtgtttgtttaatatgactcctcaattttaggcaagtcccaaacggtcacgcgagggacgcttgatattcgtcctctttataaagggggccaaggcctgtccttttcttcccacgcttgatccttcccttccccaacctcgagttccaacacccaaggcttaagCTAAGCATTTTAGACcatcaaccatgtccggatccaaccttcgaggtcggtggatggcctccccCATCATAGAGGAGCATGTCAAGAaacttagggaggccaggtatctcaccgccgagattctgcataggttacctgctcaagggcaggtcgtccccactcccgaacccaacgagagcatcgttTTTATTTCCCACTTTATCCGAGGGCTAGGTTCCAGCGTTGATCCCTtcatgagagggctcatgttctattgtggactagattttcatgatctagctctggattccgtccttcacatctcgtcgtttatcgtcgtgtgcgaagccttcctccacatcacccccacttcggcctgtggctcaagaccttcaatgtgaggccgagggtGATCGACGGGCATCACGCAGAGTGCgaaggtgctataataagcaaaggcgccgatgccccatggccaaagggttctttcgtggagacttctgatttatggcagcgggagtggttttacatcaccgctcccagaggTACAAAGCGGGTGGCTGCTCCAGCGttctgctcgggccctccgccacaactagcatcatgggtcaacaaggggctggactgggggccgactaacgacgtgctgacattgcaaagccgcatcggagacctcctcaagagggatgtcagtcttgtcaagataatgcaagtgatgttggtTCGTCGATTCCTGCCTTGCCAATGTCGTccactccgtatgtgggagttcaacccggaaggaccatcaaccgttcaacaattcttcggcatgacgctcaaagagatgtatgggtcattcttcggatcacgaataaagtgtccggacaccatcgaggacgcgggtctcaactgcaaccgtctggATACCCAGGTAAGTACTTCTCCTACCGAACACACCATCTTTTATGTTTATTATAACATCATTCTAAAAATTGCTCTCTGCCAGGACTGGCTAAGGAAGGCGGAaaggattaggtgtccggcccctcttcccgaaggcttgcCGGATCCTTTGTTGACAAGGATGCTTGAGCGCGCGCcatatcaggtgccatcaggagaagacgaggggaggaatagagaagccacaggtgggCCTCACATTCTACACATCCAAATCGGAGGATTAagtgcctccacgaaggaggataatcggggaggggaatctaaagtcccctctcctcaaggtaagaaaagggcCACCTCTAAAGACATGGAAACGGAGgcttccaaacaagggaagaaaccctcgccaaGGGGCCCTGCCCTAGGGAGCGTCCTTACCGCGCAGcacccgcaagggggccagccctccaccgagccataaGTAAAAGAGTACTTTGGTAAACATATCTTGTTTTGTCTCTGAGGATAGTAACCAAAACATATTTGTTGCAGttcggctcgtagcccttctccacagagttcgtcctcgggggatcttcctccggagatgatggagagcgaaacacctcccccggcCTCCCCAtcacatggggcggacgaccccgaggtgtcgtcatggaggatttctcccGATCCGCCGAGGCCAGAAGTTGACACATCGGCTGCCCGTGGTTGGGCTATTTGGCTCCCAAGGAAAACGATAGGAGGA
Above is a window of Triticum aestivum cultivar Chinese Spring chromosome 6B, IWGSC CS RefSeq v2.1, whole genome shotgun sequence DNA encoding:
- the LOC123140084 gene encoding uncharacterized protein DDB_G0271670-like, whose amino-acid sequence is SSSSSSSSSSSSSSSSSSSSSSSSSSCSSSSSSSSSSSSSSSSSSSSSSSSSPSSPSSPYSSPSSSSSSSSSSSSSSSSSSSSSSSSSSSSSSSSSSSPSYSPPSSSSSSSSSSPASSPSSSPSSPSPSSPSSSPSSSPSPSSSSPSPSSSPSSSSPSSSSSSSSSSSSSSSSSSSSSSSSSSSSSSSSSSSSSSSSSSSSSSSSSSSSSSSS